CTCGCCTACACCGGAAAAAACGTATGCCGCCCATGGATTTCCCCCGGGGCGGCCCGTCATGCCGTCCGTGCGCCGCACAGGCGCGCAGTCGACGAGGTTCGTTGTCATCTGCAAGGAGAATACCATGCCGCATCTCGCCGTCAATGTCGATCACGTGGCCACCATCCGGCAGGCCCGCCTGGCCGCCGAACCCGATCCGGTCACGGCCGCCGCCCTGGCTGAAGTCTCCGGCGCGGCGGCGATCATCGTCCATCTGCGCGAGGACCGCAGGCACATTCAGGACCGGGATGTGGAAATCCTGCGGCGCACGGTCAAGACCCGGCTGCATCTGGAAATGGCCGCCACGCAGGAGATGGGGGGCATCGCCCGGCGCATCCTCCCCGACCTGGTGTGTCTGGTGCCGGAAAAACGCCGGGAGCTGACCACCGAGGGCGGCCTGGACGTGGCCGGACAAGAGGGCGCCCTGACCGCCTTCATCGTCCCCCTGGCCGCAGCGGGCATCGAGGTCAGCCTGTTCATCGACCCCGATCCGGCCCAGATCGCGGCGGCGGCCAGGACCGGGGCGGGCTACGTGGAGCTGCATACCGGAACCTACGCCGAGGCCAAGACCCCGGCCGCCCGGCAGATCGAATTCGACCGGCTTCTGGCCGCCCTGGATCAGGCCCGGGGCCTGGGCCTTCTGGTCAACATGGGGCACGGCCTGGACTATGCGAACATCATGGCCTTTGCCCGGGTGTCCGGGGTCAATGAATATTCCATCGGCCACGCCATCGTGGCCCGGGCGGTGATCACCGGCTTTCCCGAGGCCGTCTCGCGCATGGCGGACATCGTCTCCGGATTCGTCTCGTGAGGGGGGCGCGGACATGATCGTGGGACTGGGCCTGGACGTGGTGGAGCTCTCGCGCATTGCAAAGGCCCATGAACGTTTCGGCGAGGCCTTTGCGAAACGCATCCTGACGGCGGACGAAATGGCCGCCCGCACCGGCCGCGATCCCGTCCTGACCCTGGCCGGATGCTTTTCGGCCAAGGAGGCGGCGGTCAAGGCCCTGGGCACGGGGTTTGCCGACGGCATCACATTCCAGTGCCTTGAGGTGCTGCCCGACCCCCTGGGGCGTCCGGTCCTGCGCCTTTTCGGCCCGGCCGCCGCCCGGGCCCGGCAGATCGGGGCCACGGCCTTCCACGTCAGCCTGACCCACGACCGGGGCATGGCCGCCGCCGTGGTGGTGGCCGAGGGGCCGCCTCCGGCCCCCCGCATGGCCCAGGTGGCCTCGCCCTGCTCCGGCTGCGCCGGGGCCCCGGGCGGCCCGGACCTCCTGTCCCCCCTGCCGTCCTGCGGCCCGGACGCGGACCCCGGCCTGTGGCGCGGCCCGGGCGAACGCATCTTTCCCGATCCGGCCGCCAAACGACGCCATCCCGGCAGGCGTCCCCGGGGGCGATCCTCGTGAACACTCCCGCCGCACTGCCCCCAGGCAGCGTCGTCCACCTGCCCGCCCCGGCCGAGATGGCCGCCTGGGACGCGGCGGCCATGCAGGATTTCGGATTCCATCCCCATGTACTCATGGAGAACGCGTCCCGGGCGGCCTTCGCCGTGCTCGAAAAGGAGTACGGCCCCCTGGCCGGGGCCCGGGTCCACCTCTACGCCGGTCCCGGCCAAAACGGCGGCGATGCCCTGGCCCTGGCCCGGCTGCTGGCGGCGGCCGGGGCCAAGCCCCTGACGCTTCTGGCTCGCCCCAGATCCCGCTTCCGCAAATCCGCCGCCTACAACCTGCGTCTGGCGGAAAAGCTCGGCCTGCCCATCCGGCCCCTGTCCCGGGCCGGGCGCTCCATGGACGAACGCCCGGACATCCTCGTGGACGGACTGCTCGGCACGGGTTTTCGCGGCCCGCTTTCTCCGGATTTCGCGGCCTTTGTGGCGAAGATCAACGCCGCGTCGGGCAAAAGCCTCATTTTTTCCCTGGACATCCCCTCGGGCCTGGACGGATTGACCGGCCGCCCCGGCCCCGACGCCGTGCGGGCCACGGCCACGGCCACCTTCGAGGCCGCCAAGGCCGGACTTTTTCTGCCCCACGCCCGGCCCTTCACCGGCCGCCTGCATGTCTGCCC
Above is a genomic segment from Desulfolutivibrio sulfodismutans DSM 3696 containing:
- a CDS encoding pyridoxine 5'-phosphate synthase translates to MPHLAVNVDHVATIRQARLAAEPDPVTAAALAEVSGAAAIIVHLREDRRHIQDRDVEILRRTVKTRLHLEMAATQEMGGIARRILPDLVCLVPEKRRELTTEGGLDVAGQEGALTAFIVPLAAAGIEVSLFIDPDPAQIAAAARTGAGYVELHTGTYAEAKTPAARQIEFDRLLAALDQARGLGLLVNMGHGLDYANIMAFARVSGVNEYSIGHAIVARAVITGFPEAVSRMADIVSGFVS